In Mixophyes fleayi isolate aMixFle1 chromosome 4, aMixFle1.hap1, whole genome shotgun sequence, the following proteins share a genomic window:
- the FBXW9 gene encoding F-box/WD repeat-containing protein 9 isoform X2 has protein sequence MATSQEVESDNDSEGESSDDPERQALDYVSRVLSTVALQDKTRRPPPTLTMEFQDGLQHGGLDLKKSPVAGEDGEVTPQLLLLPFELILHILSYLEPRFILGVLPLVCSTLRDIVSEKVTWKVRVQKNISSNFPVVEQENFDWPSACIELEEHLSHWSDIRKIEHFSLADGHYASIDAVLLLQGGSLCVSGSRDRNVSLWDLRNLGDGQEKVKALGAEKTGTHKGWAWSLAACDNLVCSGSWDSTMKIWDIGAEGQQVGEIRGRAAILCLAFLPDILVAGSYDKRVSVYDPRASRPLIKCRKIHSSPVLSLVADDRHIVSGSEDRTLVVFDRRVNAVSQRIQLENYLFCMSYEAPQLWAGDNQGLIHVYGSHGGTFQHLRVLEITV, from the exons ATGGCGACTAGTCAGGAGGTGGAGTCTGATAATGACTCTGAAGGGGAAAGCTCAGACGATCCAGAAAGGCAAGCTTTAGATTATGTGTCTAGGGTTCTTAGCACCGTGGCACTGCAGGACAAAACCCGTCGACCTCCACCCACTTTGACTATGGAGTTTCAGGATGGGCTGCAGCATGGAGGCTTGGATCTGAAGAAATCCCCTGTGGCAGGAGAGGACGGGGAGGTGACCCCACAGCTGCTGCTCCTCCCCTTCGAGCTGATCCTGCATATACTGTCATATCTTGAGCCACGCTTCATCCTCGGTGTCTTACCGCTGGTGTGCAGCACTCTCAGAGACATTGTTTCAGAGAAGGTGACATGGAAAGTGCGGGTCCAGAAAAATATCAGCAGCAATTTCCCAGTGGTGGAAC AAGAAAACTTTGATTGGCCATCTGCGTGTATTGAATTGGAAGAGCATCTATCTCATTGGTCAGATATTAGGAAGATAGAGCATTTCTCATTGGCTGATGGTCACTATGCCTCTATAGATGCAGTGTTACTACTGCAG GGAGGATCTTTATGTGTGTCTGGATCTCGGGACAGAAACGTTAGCCTCTGGGACCTGAGGAACTTGGGGGATGGCCAGGAGAAAGTGAAGGCCTTGGGAGCAGAGAAAACTGGAACACACAAG GGCTGGGCCTGGTCCCTCGCTGCCTGTGACAATCTTGTGTGTTCGGGGTCCTGGGACAGCACCATGAAGATTTGGGACATTGGGGCTGAGGGTCAGCAGGTGGGAGAGATCAG GGGGCGAGCTGCAATCCTGTGTCTGGCATTTCTACCGGATATCTTGGTAGCAGGATCCTACGACAAAAGAGTGAGCGTGTACGACCCAAGAG CATCTCGACCATTGATCAAGTGCCGTAAAATACATTCTAGTCCGGTGTTATCCCTGGTGGCTGACGATCGTCACATTGTGTCTGGCAGTGAGGACAGAACCTTGGTGGTGTTTGACCGCAGAGTCAATGCTGTGTCACAGCGGATACAG CTGGAAAACTACCTGTTCTGTATGTCGTATGAAGCGCCACAGCTATGGGCAGGAGACAACCAAGGTCTGATTCATGTATACGGGAGCCATGGAGGGACATTCCAGCACCTGCGGGTACTGGAAATTACAGTTTGA